From Pseudopipra pipra isolate bDixPip1 chromosome 13, bDixPip1.hap1, whole genome shotgun sequence, a single genomic window includes:
- the LOC135421586 gene encoding serine/threonine-protein kinase PAK 3-like isoform X3: MAAVAAAPQSEEISFPDTEMPSTSTGKGDTRKKSIPKEITHRPPKLLPLTRRFLDDLKGIVSEGNPTKKYTVQQIIGQGTFGTVFRGVDIATGGQVAIKKIFVLDRKNKRELVLTEVSLLSSVRHPNIIRYIDSYVFNEELWLVTEYVEGCTLGDVISIQALEEEMIASISREVRDAALASDSLDRMVLCKRW, encoded by the exons ATGGCAGCTgttgctgcagcaccacagtcTGAAGAAATCTCCTTTCCCGACACTGAAATGCCAAGCACAAGCACCGGGAAAGGAGACACTCGGAAGAAAAGCATTCCAAAGGAAATCACGCACCGGCCGCCAAAGCTATTGCCACTAACACGACGTTTCCTTGATGACCTCA agGGCATTGTGAGTGAGGGGAACCCTACGAAGAAATACACTGTACAGCAGATAATTGGCCAAGG GACTTTTGGAACAGTTTTCCGAGGAGTTGACATTGCCACAGGAGGACAG GTGGCCATCAAGAAGATTTTTGTTCTcgacagaaagaacaaaagggaGCTTGTTTTAACTGAG GTTTCACTCTTGAGTAGCGTGAGGCACCCCAATATCATTCGCTATATAGACAG ctacGTTTTCAATGAAGAACTCTGGCTGGTGACGGAATATGTGGAGGGATGCACCTTAGGCGATGTCATTTCCATACAAGCTCTTGAGGAAGAGATGATAGCCTCTATCAGTCGGGAGGTAAGGGATGCTGCCCTTGCTTCTGACAGCTTGGACAGGATGGTTCTTTGCAAAAGGTGGTAA
- the LOC135421586 gene encoding serine/threonine-protein kinase PAK 3-like isoform X2: MAAVAAAPQSEEISFPDTEMPSTSTGKGDTRKKSIPKEITHRPPKLLPLTRRFLDDLKGIVSEGNPTKKYTVQQIIGQGTFGTVFRGVDIATGGQVAIKKIFVLDRKNKRELVLTEVSLLSSVRHPNIIRYIDSYLFNEELWLVTEYVEGCTLGDVISKQALEEEMIASISREVRDAALASDSLDRMVLCKRW; encoded by the exons ATGGCAGCTgttgctgcagcaccacagtcTGAAGAAATCTCCTTTCCCGACACTGAAATGCCAAGCACAAGCACCGGGAAAGGAGACACTCGGAAGAAAAGCATTCCAAAGGAAATCACGCACCGGCCGCCAAAGCTATTGCCACTAACACGACGTTTCCTTGATGACCTCA agGGCATTGTGAGTGAGGGGAACCCTACGAAGAAATACACTGTACAGCAGATAATTGGCCAAGG GACTTTTGGAACAGTTTTCCGAGGAGTTGACATTGCCACAGGAGGACAG GTGGCCATCAAGAAGATTTTTGTTCTcgacagaaagaacaaaagggaGCTTGTTTTAACTGAG GTTTCACTCTTGAGTAGCGTGAGGCACCCCAATATCATTCGCTATATAGACAG ctacCTTTTCAATGAAGAACTCTGGCTGGTGACGGAATATGTGGAGGGATGCACCTTAGGCGATGTCATTTCCAAACAAGCTCTTGAGGAAGAGATGATAGCCTCTATCAGTCGGGAGGTAAGGGATGCTGCCCTTGCTTCTGACAGCTTGGACAGGATGGTTCTTTGCAAAAGGTGGTAA
- the LOC135421586 gene encoding serine/threonine-protein kinase PAK 3-like isoform X1: MAAVAAAPQSEEISFPDTEMPSTSTGKGDTRKKSIPKEITHRPPKLLPLTRRFLDDLKGIVSEGNPTKKYTVQQIIGQGTFGTVFRGVDIATGGQVAIKKIFLRDRKNKRELVLTEVAVLKRMRHPNIIHYIDSYVFNEELWLVTEYVEGCTLGDVISIQALEEEMIASISREVRDAALASDSLDRMVLCKRW; this comes from the exons ATGGCAGCTgttgctgcagcaccacagtcTGAAGAAATCTCCTTTCCCGACACTGAAATGCCAAGCACAAGCACCGGGAAAGGAGACACTCGGAAGAAAAGCATTCCAAAGGAAATCACGCACCGGCCGCCAAAGCTATTGCCACTAACACGACGTTTCCTTGATGACCTCA agGGCATTGTGAGTGAGGGGAACCCTACGAAGAAATACACTGTACAGCAGATAATTGGCCAAGG GACTTTTGGAACAGTTTTCCGAGGAGTTGACATTGCCACAGGAGGACAG GTGGCCATCAAGAAGATTTTTCTCCGcgacagaaagaacaaaagggaGCTTGTTTTAACTGAGGTTGCAGTCCTGAAGAGAATGAGGCACCCCAATATCATTCACTATATAGACAG ctacGTTTTCAATGAAGAACTCTGGCTGGTGACGGAATATGTGGAGGGATGCACCTTAGGCGATGTCATTTCCATACAAGCTCTTGAGGAAGAGATGATAGCCTCTATCAGTCGGGAGGTAAGGGATGCTGCCCTTGCTTCTGACAGCTTGGACAGGATGGTTCTTTGCAAAAGGTGGTAA